The following proteins come from a genomic window of Denitromonas sp.:
- a CDS encoding ATP-binding protein codes for MARDRSHPPSAACLSESMRDLGYSLETAIADLIDNSISAGADTIDIICDVSGEHPVMVILDNGRGMTEDELLDAMRHGTGNPRQHRSPKDLGRFGLGLKTASFSQCRSLTVVSTRDGTVCGAEWNLDRIDAADDWILSILDDADIHGLPYVERLGARGTAVIWRELDRLMEDEAGDRRDEIVNEKLEAVGRHLSLVFHRFLSGEIKGHARISLTVNGRPITAFDPFCRKNPATQVLPEEIVRIGEAEVRLQPYVLPHHSRLSASEYDYYQDRSDFISNQGGYVYRNGRLMAWGDWFRLVPKGEATKLARVQIDFPNSLDEAWTIDIKKSRARPPHGVRERLRQILNRITARSVTVHRGRGQRLFQESQAPFWERYADHGGIRFAINEQHPLIASLGTRLSSEDVDLLRVLLDSIAASLPVEMIYSDYSTHPREINQRAVDESQTLERLKSLRKVLYGDGPGDPNAFLQIVRSTHLFDGQIELAEKFINETFA; via the coding sequence ATGGCTCGTGATCGCAGCCATCCGCCGAGCGCGGCCTGCCTTTCCGAATCGATGCGGGACCTTGGGTACTCGCTCGAAACTGCGATTGCCGATCTGATCGACAACAGCATTTCCGCTGGCGCGGACACCATCGACATCATTTGCGATGTGTCCGGTGAGCATCCTGTGATGGTCATCCTCGACAACGGCAGGGGGATGACGGAGGACGAGCTGCTCGATGCGATGCGTCATGGGACCGGCAACCCCAGGCAGCATCGGTCGCCGAAGGATCTTGGGCGCTTCGGCCTTGGCCTGAAGACAGCCTCGTTTTCCCAATGTCGCTCGCTGACCGTTGTGAGTACACGCGATGGAACTGTCTGCGGAGCCGAATGGAATCTGGATCGCATCGATGCTGCCGACGACTGGATTCTTTCCATCCTGGACGATGCGGACATCCATGGGTTGCCTTATGTCGAACGGCTCGGCGCCCGGGGCACGGCCGTTATCTGGCGAGAGCTCGACCGATTGATGGAGGACGAGGCCGGGGATCGTCGAGACGAGATCGTCAATGAGAAGCTTGAGGCAGTAGGCAGACATCTGTCACTTGTCTTCCACCGGTTTCTCTCGGGTGAGATCAAGGGACATGCCAGGATTTCTCTCACCGTCAATGGTCGTCCGATTACGGCATTCGATCCCTTCTGCAGGAAGAATCCAGCCACCCAGGTGCTTCCGGAGGAGATCGTCCGCATCGGCGAGGCCGAGGTGCGCCTGCAGCCTTACGTGCTTCCACACCACAGTCGTCTGTCCGCGTCCGAGTACGACTACTACCAGGATCGCAGTGACTTCATCTCCAATCAGGGGGGCTACGTCTATCGAAATGGCCGCCTGATGGCCTGGGGCGACTGGTTCAGACTCGTGCCGAAGGGTGAGGCCACCAAGTTGGCGCGGGTACAGATCGACTTTCCCAACAGCCTGGACGAAGCCTGGACCATCGACATCAAGAAATCGCGTGCCCGCCCGCCGCATGGGGTGCGGGAGCGGCTGCGTCAGATCCTCAACAGGATCACTGCCCGCAGCGTGACGGTGCACCGGGGACGCGGGCAAAGGCTTTTTCAGGAAAGCCAGGCCCCGTTCTGGGAGCGCTACGCCGATCACGGCGGCATCCGTTTCGCAATCAACGAGCAGCACCCGCTCATCGCATCCCTGGGCACAAGACTTTCGTCCGAGGATGTGGATCTGCTTCGTGTCCTGCTGGATTCGATTGCCGCCTCCCTACCGGTGGAGATGATCTATTCGGATTACTCGACCCATCCGCGCGAGATCAACCAGAGGGCGGTGGATGAAAGCCAGACTCTGGAGCGCCTGAAGAGTCTCAGGAAGGTGCTCTATGGCGACGGGCCGGGCGATCCGAATGCCTTTCTCCAGATCGTGCGCTCGACGCACCTTTTCGATGGCCAGATCGAACTGGCCGAAAAATTCATCAACGAGACCTTTGCATGA
- a CDS encoding very short patch repair endonuclease — translation MRVPTTPQRSRMMSSIRGKNTRPERILRSLLFARGFRYRLHVRGLPGSPDLVFPKRRAVVFVHGCFWHRHEGCRYTTTPRTNEDFWRQKFQGNVARDRHHAEMLHALGWRVAVVWECALKHSVEETAQAVEEWLHGDEDVLVIGQSID, via the coding sequence ATGCGCGTTCCGACCACTCCGCAGCGCAGCCGCATGATGTCGAGCATTCGCGGAAAGAACACCCGGCCGGAACGGATACTTCGCTCCCTTCTTTTCGCCAGGGGTTTTCGATATCGACTTCATGTGCGGGGGCTGCCCGGCTCCCCCGACCTTGTGTTCCCGAAGCGCAGAGCAGTGGTGTTCGTCCATGGCTGCTTCTGGCACCGACATGAAGGCTGCCGCTACACAACCACTCCCAGGACCAATGAAGATTTCTGGCGGCAGAAATTCCAGGGAAATGTCGCTCGCGACAGGCACCATGCGGAGATGCTCCATGCCCTCGGCTGGCGCGTGGCGGTCGTCTGGGAGTGCGCCTTGAAGCACTCGGTCGAGGAGACTGCGCAAGCGGTTGAGGAGTGGCTGCATGGCGATGAGGATGTCCTGGTGATTGGTCAGAGCATTGACTAG
- a CDS encoding DNA cytosine methyltransferase, producing the protein MPVPIIDLFAGPGGLGEGFASLQGHKRQPFFEIALSIEKDAVAHRTLTLRAVFRRLRGTKDVKHYYSYIRGEIDEAAFRRIPAVASAFEHAATEARCLELGKSDEAGIDREIRAALKGQETWVLIGGPPCQAYSLAGRSRRANDKDFHKDEKHFLYREYLRIIQVHKPTIFVMENVKGLLSSKHSGDPMFEKIIADLSMPTEGLEYEIRSFTKKGDGSSLEPTDYLIHSERHGIPQSRHRVILLGVRKGLDMPQHQLLAPVARPVTVKQAIDDLPRIRSKLSRGDSVEAWRKAVQAAPSYVKGWRTENESVMIGTMRAFAAAATSTTTGGAFISRGYRRPKKPTELQQWLHDRSLGGVCQHEARAHMASDLARYLFSASFAHLWGYCPRLDVFPPKLLPDHVNVHVDRESEAIPFKDRFRVQCRNEPSTTVVAHIAKDGHYYIHYDPSQCRSLTVREAARLQTFPDNYVFAGNRTEQYTQVGNAVPPLLAHKLAKIVRSLLNEMSRRRRRQAGDAVQKRPAGSVPRNLPEQLPVLAEAG; encoded by the coding sequence GTGCCAGTTCCCATAATTGATCTTTTTGCTGGCCCAGGAGGGCTCGGGGAAGGATTTGCGTCCCTGCAGGGCCACAAGCGGCAGCCATTCTTCGAGATCGCCCTTTCCATTGAAAAGGATGCTGTCGCACATCGCACGCTGACGCTCAGGGCAGTGTTCAGGCGTTTGCGTGGCACCAAGGACGTCAAGCACTACTACAGCTACATACGGGGCGAGATCGATGAGGCTGCTTTCCGCAGGATCCCTGCCGTGGCCAGCGCCTTTGAGCATGCAGCCACCGAGGCGAGGTGCCTGGAGCTTGGCAAGTCCGACGAAGCCGGTATCGACAGGGAAATTCGTGCTGCACTGAAGGGGCAGGAAACCTGGGTACTGATCGGCGGCCCGCCCTGCCAGGCGTATTCGCTGGCGGGGCGCTCCAGACGCGCCAACGACAAGGACTTTCACAAGGATGAAAAGCACTTCCTCTACAGGGAGTACCTGAGAATCATCCAGGTGCACAAGCCCACCATTTTCGTGATGGAGAATGTCAAGGGTCTGCTTTCCTCAAAGCACTCCGGCGACCCGATGTTCGAGAAGATCATCGCGGATCTTTCGATGCCGACCGAGGGGCTCGAATATGAGATCCGATCCTTCACCAAGAAGGGCGACGGCAGTTCGCTGGAACCCACCGACTACCTTATCCATTCTGAGCGACATGGGATCCCGCAAAGCAGGCATCGCGTGATTCTGCTCGGAGTGAGGAAGGGGCTGGACATGCCTCAACACCAGTTGCTGGCACCAGTAGCAAGGCCTGTCACGGTCAAACAGGCCATTGACGATCTCCCCCGAATCCGCAGCAAGCTGTCGCGTGGCGATTCAGTGGAGGCATGGCGCAAGGCTGTTCAGGCTGCCCCCTCTTACGTCAAGGGATGGAGAACAGAAAACGAGTCCGTCATGATCGGGACAATGCGTGCCTTTGCCGCTGCGGCAACCAGCACCACGACCGGTGGCGCCTTCATTTCACGAGGCTACAGAAGGCCGAAGAAGCCGACCGAGCTTCAGCAATGGCTTCACGACCGAAGCCTGGGTGGTGTCTGTCAGCATGAAGCGCGCGCGCACATGGCATCCGATCTTGCTCGCTATCTTTTCTCAGCCAGCTTCGCTCATTTATGGGGATATTGCCCACGGCTGGATGTGTTTCCTCCCAAGCTGCTTCCCGATCACGTCAATGTGCATGTCGATCGGGAATCCGAAGCGATCCCGTTCAAGGATCGGTTCCGCGTGCAGTGCAGGAACGAACCGTCCACCACGGTGGTGGCTCACATTGCCAAGGACGGGCACTACTACATCCACTACGACCCCTCCCAATGCAGAAGTCTCACGGTCAGGGAAGCGGCGCGGCTCCAGACGTTTCCCGACAACTACGTCTTCGCTGGCAACCGCACGGAGCAGTACACCCAGGTCGGCAATGCGGTGCCTCCGTTGCTTGCCCACAAACTGGCCAAGATCGTTCGTAGCCTTTTGAACGAGATGAGCAGGAGGAGGCGGAGGCAGGCTGGTGATGCTGTACAGAAGAGGCCGGCGGGAAGCGTGCCGCGAAACCTGCCAGAACAGCTTCCTGTGCTTGCCGAAGCGGGCTAG
- the mads1 gene encoding methylation-associated defense system helix-turn-helix domain-containing protein MAD1, giving the protein MNEVESEILTLEEVAAYLKAGKRTVYRLAQKGEIPAFKLGGTWRFRRSELDRWIAESISKKKPEAE; this is encoded by the coding sequence ATGAATGAAGTCGAAAGCGAGATCCTCACACTGGAGGAAGTCGCGGCCTACCTCAAAGCCGGGAAACGGACGGTCTATCGCCTTGCCCAGAAAGGAGAGATTCCGGCGTTCAAGCTTGGAGGTACCTGGCGCTTTCGCCGCTCGGAGCTGGATCGGTGGATCGCCGAAAGCATCAGCAAGAAGAAGCCGGAGGCAGAGTGA
- a CDS encoding RAQPRD family integrative conjugative element protein yields MGQTNHRTSAWPALAMVLAVSFSALQPAVAADGVAMEREQLAVLARQLDLIDRLAEHAAGTAPQERARYHFDYARLRADLKRVRAGLQDYLVPQRAQPRDPVPLAGDYVRRDRADDEEPSP; encoded by the coding sequence ATGGGACAGACCAACCACCGCACATCAGCATGGCCTGCGCTTGCCATGGTGTTGGCTGTGTCGTTCTCGGCGCTGCAGCCTGCCGTCGCCGCCGACGGCGTCGCCATGGAGCGTGAGCAGCTCGCCGTGCTCGCCCGCCAGCTCGACCTGATCGACCGCCTCGCCGAGCACGCCGCCGGTACCGCTCCGCAGGAACGCGCCCGCTACCACTTCGACTACGCCCGATTGCGTGCCGACCTGAAGCGCGTTCGCGCCGGCCTGCAGGACTACCTCGTGCCCCAGCGCGCCCAGCCGCGCGATCCCGTCCCGCTGGCCGGCGATTACGTCCGCCGCGACCGCGCCGACGACGAGGAGCCATCGCCATGA
- a CDS encoding TIGR03758 family integrating conjugative element protein: MTPSADQVAAFQANGGFAPSAVSAVVLAFVFAVLLLWGVWAMRTAYVGWAEHRITERQFLAVVVRFVAMYLVLTFFLLS; this comes from the coding sequence ATGACGCCCTCTGCCGATCAGGTCGCCGCCTTCCAGGCCAACGGCGGCTTTGCGCCTTCGGCCGTCTCTGCCGTGGTGCTCGCTTTCGTGTTCGCCGTGTTGCTGCTGTGGGGCGTGTGGGCCATGCGCACCGCCTACGTCGGCTGGGCCGAGCACCGCATCACCGAACGTCAGTTCCTCGCCGTCGTCGTGCGCTTCGTGGCGATGTACCTGGTGCTGACCTTCTTCCTCCTCTCCTGA
- a CDS encoding TIGR03745 family integrating conjugative element membrane protein: protein MNTPTTSHRIPSRIAAPLLPLALAGLPLSAFAQGLPTMEDPSRGQGSGILQTLQNYGYDIVLLIALLVVASMFVGVCYHAYTRYSEIHTGRATWGQFGLTVAVGAILLVVGIWLLTKATGVL, encoded by the coding sequence ATGAACACTCCAACGACATCCCATCGCATTCCGTCCCGCATCGCCGCTCCGCTGCTGCCGCTGGCGCTCGCGGGCCTGCCGCTGTCGGCCTTCGCGCAGGGCCTGCCGACCATGGAGGACCCTTCGCGCGGCCAAGGCAGCGGCATCCTGCAGACCTTGCAGAACTACGGCTACGACATCGTGCTGCTGATCGCGCTGCTCGTGGTCGCCTCGATGTTCGTCGGTGTCTGCTATCACGCCTACACACGCTACTCGGAGATCCACACCGGCCGCGCCACCTGGGGCCAGTTCGGTCTGACGGTCGCCGTGGGCGCGATCCTGCTGGTGGTCGGCATCTGGCTGCTCACCAAGGCCACCGGCGTGCTGTGA
- a CDS encoding TIGR03750 family conjugal transfer protein gives MAVPSETPRDTLVTFLPHRLNRQPVVVRGLTADELWICAGLSAAAGFALGLPLAWITHSIAMVPTLIVAGIALGVFVGGGFLRAQKRGRPDTWLYRQLQWRLALRHPALAALLGGQRLITRSGYWTTRRNADRGAP, from the coding sequence ATGGCCGTCCCTTCGGAGACCCCGCGCGACACGCTGGTGACCTTCCTGCCGCACCGGCTGAACCGCCAGCCGGTGGTCGTGCGCGGGCTGACCGCCGACGAGCTGTGGATCTGCGCCGGCCTGTCGGCCGCAGCCGGGTTCGCGCTCGGCCTGCCGCTGGCCTGGATCACGCACAGCATCGCCATGGTGCCGACGCTGATCGTCGCCGGCATCGCGCTGGGCGTCTTCGTCGGCGGTGGTTTTCTGCGCGCGCAGAAGCGCGGCCGGCCCGACACCTGGCTGTACCGGCAGCTCCAGTGGCGGCTGGCATTGCGGCACCCGGCGCTGGCAGCGCTCCTGGGCGGCCAGCGCCTCATCACCCGATCAGGCTACTGGACGACCCGGCGCAACGCCGATCGAGGTGCGCCATGA
- a CDS encoding PFL_4703 family integrating conjugative element protein, whose translation MSRFKNEVAHLQAHVKTLRLGAGALFVVALLLGFGWWSAPKSLTIHVPPDLRSGSTRKWWDVPPESVYAFSFYIWQQVQRWPTNGEEDYPRNLRALSAYLTPSCRAFLQQDYEYRRASGELRQRVRGIYEIPGRGYGDDPATRVKVLSDRDWIVTLDVSADEYYGSEQVKRALVRYPIKVVRLDIDPERNPFGLALDCYAGAPQRIEPPPTPPQAGAPANASGHLQGDSP comes from the coding sequence GTGAGCCGTTTCAAGAACGAGGTTGCGCACCTGCAGGCGCACGTGAAGACGTTGCGCCTGGGGGCCGGCGCGTTGTTCGTGGTGGCGCTGCTTCTCGGCTTCGGTTGGTGGAGTGCGCCGAAGAGTCTGACCATCCATGTGCCGCCGGACCTGCGCTCGGGCAGCACGCGCAAGTGGTGGGACGTGCCGCCCGAGAGCGTGTATGCCTTCTCGTTCTACATCTGGCAGCAGGTGCAGCGCTGGCCCACGAACGGCGAAGAGGACTATCCGCGCAACCTGCGCGCGCTGTCGGCCTATCTGACGCCGAGCTGCCGGGCCTTCCTGCAACAGGACTACGAGTACCGGCGCGCCAGTGGCGAGCTGCGTCAGCGCGTGCGCGGCATCTACGAGATTCCCGGCCGCGGCTACGGCGATGATCCGGCCACGCGCGTCAAGGTGCTCTCCGACCGCGACTGGATCGTCACGCTCGACGTGAGCGCAGACGAATACTACGGCTCCGAGCAGGTCAAGCGCGCCCTGGTGCGCTACCCCATCAAGGTCGTCCGGCTGGACATCGACCCCGAGCGCAACCCCTTTGGCCTGGCGCTGGACTGCTACGCCGGCGCACCCCAGCGCATCGAACCGCCGCCGACACCGCCCCAGGCCGGCGCGCCCGCCAACGCCTCCGGCCACCTGCAGGGAGACTCCCCATGA